A single Hippocampus zosterae strain Florida chromosome 19, ASM2543408v3, whole genome shotgun sequence DNA region contains:
- the si:dkey-261l7.2 gene encoding uncharacterized protein si:dkey-261l7.2 isoform X2 — protein sequence MPELTLSAAVQLMLLLSAFPAQYLIHKWSGNTAEQRLHASAQLVEAWKEWSDSYLSVSAWSEWTQRQLYKVLSMLGMNMDKEDKLFTMEIMMIDNDQGFFGASKAVRSPRPPYVFLRVGEVVMDRKGHRIGVVVSWDSEMRAPAEWVYKMYSNRKQGVAAERTPHYKVLFSGAGPNHVIVGYLPQTHLKRVTGKKPNIPSLDHYFSHFDGKRFVPQTWLKEIFPDDDIDDA from the exons ATGCCTGAGCTGACGTTGTCTGCGGCTGTGCAACTGATGCTCCTGCTGTCGGCCTTCCCGGCTCAGTACCTTATCCACAAATGGAGCGGCAACACGGCAGAGCAGCGTCTCCACGCGTCAGCACA GTTGGTTGAGGCGTGGAAAGAGTGGAGCGATTCTTACCTCAGCGTTTCTGCGTGGAGCGAGTGGACCCAGCGGCAGCTTTACAAAGTCCT GTCGATGCTCGGTATGAATATGGATAAGGAGGACAAACTGTTCACTATGGAAATCATGATGATTGACAACGACCAGGGATTCTTTGGAG CATCTAAGGCGGTGCGCAGTCCGCGGCCACCTTACGTCTTCCTGAGGGTGGGCGAGGTCGTGATGGACCGCAAGGGCCACCGAATCGGCGTGGTAGTGAGCTGGGACAGCGAGATGCGGGCCCCCGCCGAGTGGGTGTATAAGATGTACAGCAACAGAAAGCAG GGCGTCGCAGCCGAGAGGACTCCCCATTACAAAGTTCTGTTCAGTGGGGCAGGACCTAACCATGTAATAGTGGGCTACCTGCCTCAGACTCATCTCAAGCGTgtcactggaaaaaaa CCTAACATTCCCAGCTTGGACCACTACTTCAGTCATTTTGACGGCAAACGCTTCGTGCCGCAAACATGGCTGAAAGAGATTTTCCCGGATGACGACATTGACGATGCCTGA
- the si:dkey-261l7.2 gene encoding uncharacterized protein si:dkey-261l7.2 isoform X1, whose protein sequence is MPELTLSAAVQLMLLLSAFPAQYLIHKWSGNTAEQRLHASAQLVEAWKEWSDSYLSVSAWSEWTQRQLYKVLSMLGMNMDKEDKLFTMEIMMIDNDQGFFGGLRPSSASKAVRSPRPPYVFLRVGEVVMDRKGHRIGVVVSWDSEMRAPAEWVYKMYSNRKQGVAAERTPHYKVLFSGAGPNHVIVGYLPQTHLKRVTGKKPNIPSLDHYFSHFDGKRFVPQTWLKEIFPDDDIDDA, encoded by the exons ATGCCTGAGCTGACGTTGTCTGCGGCTGTGCAACTGATGCTCCTGCTGTCGGCCTTCCCGGCTCAGTACCTTATCCACAAATGGAGCGGCAACACGGCAGAGCAGCGTCTCCACGCGTCAGCACA GTTGGTTGAGGCGTGGAAAGAGTGGAGCGATTCTTACCTCAGCGTTTCTGCGTGGAGCGAGTGGACCCAGCGGCAGCTTTACAAAGTCCT GTCGATGCTCGGTATGAATATGGATAAGGAGGACAAACTGTTCACTATGGAAATCATGATGATTGACAACGACCAGGGATTCTTTGGAGGTTTGCGCCCATCAAGTG CATCTAAGGCGGTGCGCAGTCCGCGGCCACCTTACGTCTTCCTGAGGGTGGGCGAGGTCGTGATGGACCGCAAGGGCCACCGAATCGGCGTGGTAGTGAGCTGGGACAGCGAGATGCGGGCCCCCGCCGAGTGGGTGTATAAGATGTACAGCAACAGAAAGCAG GGCGTCGCAGCCGAGAGGACTCCCCATTACAAAGTTCTGTTCAGTGGGGCAGGACCTAACCATGTAATAGTGGGCTACCTGCCTCAGACTCATCTCAAGCGTgtcactggaaaaaaa CCTAACATTCCCAGCTTGGACCACTACTTCAGTCATTTTGACGGCAAACGCTTCGTGCCGCAAACATGGCTGAAAGAGATTTTCCCGGATGACGACATTGACGATGCCTGA
- the irak1bp1 gene encoding interleukin-1 receptor-associated kinase 1-binding protein 1 homolog gives MDNRIRLLPGGTQPTSTGSPFAVIEAEQGVAETLAGKRQSPAGSQARELQVTGTAEVSYPADRASVRLSVGNSKATVNEVTSSVSRRLEYILQAVRQHGVREDDITVRKFLHRDEEVYHMNAEVTVTFSDFEKMEQSCSVLLEKLDRSVSVGLPRFFHSAECLNHIRQSACVSAVENAQQKASRVSQLLGQSLGAPTLVREEEMREWRTQDEGEDEEGGGGRQGQEAASTQAASLPRIPSATAFSRVSVYFRMRDGNRKKY, from the exons ATGGACAACAGAATTCGACTACTCCCCGGTGGGACACAGCCTACGTCCACTGGTAGCCCCTTTGCCGTCATTGAAGCCGAGCAAGGGGTTGCGGAGACGCTGGCAGGGAAAAGACAGAGCCCCGCAGGGAGTCAGGCGAGGGAGCTACAGGTGACCGGGACGGCCGAGGTTAGCTACCCGGCTGACAGAGCGTCGGTCCGGCTCAGCGTGGGCAACAGCAAGGCGACGGTCAACGAGGTCACCAGCAGCGTGTCACGACGGTTGGAATACATTTTGCAAGCTGTCAG ACAACATGGAGTCAGAGAAGACGACATCACTGTGAGGAAATTCCTCCACCGGGATGAAGAGGTCTATCACATGAATGCAGAG gtgactGTCACCTTCTctgattttgagaaaatggagcaGTCCTGCAGCGTCCTGCTGGAGAAACTGGACAGGAGCGTCTCAGTTGGACTACCTCGATTTTTCCACAGCGCAGAATGCCTGAACCATATCAG GCAGAGTGCATGTGTCTCTGCGGTGGAGAATGCCCAGCAGAAGGCCAGCAGAGTCAGCCAGCTACTGGGGCAAAGCCTGGGGGCGCCCACCCTGGTGCGAGAGGAGGAGATGCGAGAGTGGAGGACCCAGGATGAGGGTGAGGACGAagaagggggaggaggaaggCAGGGCCAAGAGGCCGCCTCCACCCAGGCCGCCTCTCTTCCCCGCATACCAAGCGCCACCGCCTTCTCGCGGGTGTCTGTCTACTTCCGGATGCGTGATGGAAATAGGAAAAAATACTAA